In Elusimicrobiaceae bacterium, a genomic segment contains:
- a CDS encoding potassium transporter TrkG — MPQRILPALYRVIQSLMFAIGTIATAALVYEYGFGMPDNWYARAHQYEFTAAYVFCFLQLLKLLLVQHPIRYLRKHWLQFTLVLLMLFQLAAGIGISMSPEYKYLEQHYGQVPLSSISLAFVQLYFIIAAFIGSAAFHRLLARLRMQPVFMVGTSFASLIALGAVFLKFPKSVNPGQHISWTDAFFTAASAVCVTGLGTVDTGTTFSLFGQIVTLLLFQIGGLGVITFTAFMAFFSGAGIYGDNAKKIMVILDEDQHSAGRVLFKIIAATLAIEAIGAWLLYHGWRNEISDPLMRGYFALYHSVSAFCNAGFGLYSDSLFRFRADTAVMLCFCCLITLGGLGMPVLFNAPGSLAKALRGRFDEIPAHFKAVVGISAFMIIAGTAAFFALAGPGFMEGFSLKEKFLSALFLSITTRTCGFATVDLAGISALAAGLFALYMLVGGSPASTAGGIKTTGAGVLCAAAYKKLFRKPYEAVRLAGEIVIGKTVRKALVIAAVFLGVAACSVMLLAHLETFPLKKIVFEVFSAIGTVGLSMGITPLLSCASKWTLILCMYIGRVSPGIIVILINNRDQEKEDIILG, encoded by the coding sequence ATGCCACAGCGAATTTTACCGGCGTTATACCGTGTCATCCAGTCGCTGATGTTTGCGATAGGAACCATAGCCACGGCGGCGCTTGTTTATGAATACGGGTTCGGCATGCCGGACAACTGGTACGCCCGTGCGCACCAGTATGAATTCACCGCCGCCTATGTATTCTGTTTTCTGCAGCTGCTGAAATTGCTGCTCGTGCAGCATCCGATCCGTTACCTGCGCAAGCACTGGCTCCAGTTTACCCTGGTGCTGCTGATGCTGTTCCAGCTGGCGGCGGGGATCGGGATCAGCATGTCGCCGGAATACAAATACCTTGAGCAGCATTATGGCCAGGTGCCGCTGTCCTCGATCTCGCTGGCATTCGTGCAGTTATATTTCATCATCGCCGCGTTTATCGGCTCGGCGGCCTTCCACCGGCTGCTTGCCCGGCTGCGCATGCAGCCGGTGTTTATGGTGGGGACAAGTTTCGCGTCGCTTATCGCGCTGGGCGCGGTATTTTTAAAATTTCCGAAATCAGTCAATCCCGGCCAGCATATAAGCTGGACTGACGCGTTCTTCACCGCCGCCAGCGCGGTTTGCGTAACAGGCCTTGGCACCGTTGACACCGGCACGACCTTCTCGCTGTTCGGGCAGATTGTCACGCTGCTGCTGTTTCAGATAGGCGGGCTGGGCGTTATCACGTTCACGGCGTTCATGGCGTTTTTCAGCGGCGCGGGCATTTACGGCGACAACGCTAAAAAAATCATGGTCATTCTGGACGAGGACCAGCACAGCGCGGGCCGGGTGCTGTTTAAAATCATCGCCGCCACGCTGGCCATCGAAGCGATAGGAGCGTGGCTGCTCTATCACGGCTGGCGCAACGAAATTTCAGACCCGCTCATGCGCGGCTATTTCGCGCTTTACCACAGCGTTTCCGCGTTTTGCAACGCCGGGTTCGGGCTTTACTCCGACAGCCTGTTCCGGTTCCGCGCCGACACCGCTGTAATGCTCTGCTTCTGCTGCCTGATAACGCTGGGCGGGCTGGGCATGCCGGTTCTGTTTAATGCGCCCGGCTCGCTAGCAAAAGCCCTGCGCGGACGCTTTGATGAAATCCCCGCGCACTTCAAGGCGGTTGTGGGGATCAGCGCCTTTATGATAATAGCCGGAACAGCCGCTTTTTTCGCGCTGGCCGGGCCGGGATTCATGGAAGGTTTCAGCCTGAAGGAAAAATTCCTTTCCGCGCTGTTTCTTTCAATCACGACCCGCACCTGCGGATTCGCCACCGTTGATCTAGCCGGAATAAGCGCCCTGGCGGCGGGGCTGTTTGCGCTGTACATGCTTGTTGGCGGTTCGCCCGCATCCACGGCGGGCGGAATCAAGACAACGGGTGCCGGCGTGCTGTGCGCCGCAGCCTATAAAAAATTATTCCGGAAACCGTATGAAGCGGTGCGGCTCGCCGGCGAGATTGTCATCGGCAAAACCGTGCGAAAAGCGCTGGTTATCGCCGCAGTGTTTCTGGGCGTGGCGGCGTGTTCCGTAATGCTGCTTGCGCACCTTGAGACCTTCCCGCTGAAAAAAATTGTTTTCGAGGTTTTTTCTGCGATCGGCACGGTAGGCCTGTCCATGGGAATAACGCCGCTGCTTTCCTGCGCTTCGAAATGGACGCTGATCCTGTGCATGTATATCGGGCGGGTTTCTCCGGGCATTATCGTCATACTGATCAACAACCGCGATCAGGAAAAAGAAGACATCATTCTTGGCTAA
- the hemW gene encoding radical SAM family heme chaperone HemW — translation MAGLYIHIPFCARKCAYCSFVSFADRLDQAGEYLAALEREAGFYAPDGARIAPDTLYAGGGTPGLLSAERIEKLCAVIAAHFKAPGGFSESTFEANPETFTAEKIRAVKTGGFNRVSLGLQSFDDAVLKFLGRAHSGADFERVFSALRKNGFDNINADLITGVARRGKTAFRAELKRLAALKPEHISLYALSVEEGTLFHDSGVAPDDELARAEYDAARELLAAAGYEHYEISNFALPGRQSAHNMNYWRGGEYMGLGCSAASYLRGERTVNTAVLDEYLGAFSGGHIAVRGSICPSRAVSPAVRFHERLAGKAALGERIILGLRMLCGITVTPEMEDAFARQFEELEASGLLERTGHAVRLSSEGLYLSNSVFREFVEPF, via the coding sequence ATGGCCGGCCTGTATATCCACATTCCCTTCTGCGCGCGCAAATGCGCGTACTGCTCGTTCGTCTCGTTCGCTGACCGGCTGGACCAGGCCGGCGAATATCTCGCCGCTCTGGAGCGCGAAGCCGGGTTTTACGCGCCGGACGGCGCGCGTATCGCCCCGGACACTTTGTATGCTGGCGGCGGCACGCCGGGCCTGCTCAGCGCGGAGCGGATAGAAAAACTTTGCGCTGTTATCGCAGCGCATTTCAAGGCGCCGGGCGGATTTTCGGAAAGCACGTTCGAAGCCAACCCGGAAACTTTCACGGCGGAGAAAATCCGGGCGGTAAAAACCGGCGGGTTTAACCGGGTGAGCCTGGGCCTTCAGTCTTTCGACGACGCGGTTCTTAAATTCCTCGGCCGCGCGCATTCCGGCGCGGATTTCGAGCGCGTGTTTTCCGCGCTTCGCAAAAACGGATTCGACAATATCAACGCCGACCTGATCACCGGAGTCGCCCGGCGCGGCAAAACCGCTTTCCGCGCGGAGCTTAAAAGGCTTGCGGCTTTGAAACCGGAGCATATTTCGCTTTACGCGCTCAGCGTGGAGGAAGGCACGTTATTTCATGACAGCGGCGTCGCGCCGGACGACGAGCTCGCGCGCGCCGAGTATGATGCCGCCCGCGAACTGCTTGCCGCCGCGGGCTATGAGCATTACGAGATTTCAAATTTCGCGCTGCCGGGCCGCCAGTCCGCCCATAACATGAATTACTGGCGCGGAGGAGAATATATGGGATTGGGCTGTTCCGCCGCGTCTTATCTGCGCGGAGAGCGCACGGTCAATACCGCCGTGCTGGACGAATATCTGGGCGCGTTTTCAGGAGGTCATATTGCGGTGCGCGGGAGCATCTGTCCGTCGCGCGCGGTTTCTCCGGCTGTGCGGTTTCACGAGCGGCTGGCGGGCAAAGCCGCGCTCGGCGAGCGTATCATACTGGGATTGCGGATGTTATGCGGCATAACCGTCACGCCCGAAATGGAAGACGCTTTTGCCCGGCAGTTTGAGGAACTGGAGGCGTCCGGCCTGCTTGAGCGGACCGGCCATGCCGTCCGGCTTTCTTCTGAAGGGCTTTATCTTTCCAACAGCGTCTTCCGGGAGTTCGTGGAGCCGTTTTAA
- a CDS encoding slipin family protein, producing the protein MGLLLIIVIVFVFMCLRVLNEYERAVVLTLGRFSGVKGPGLIFVIPGIQQVFRMSTRVVVMDVPPQDVITRDNISVRVNAVIYFRVVDPQAAVLNVENYIYATSQLAQTTLRSILGQEELDDLLANRDKINKSLQQILDLHTEPWGIKVSSVEVKNVDLPQEMQRAIARQAEAERERRAKVIHAEGEQQAAQKLAEAAIILGQNPAAIQLRYLQTLSEIATENNSTTLFPIPVNLFETLNKLGDKLVEKK; encoded by the coding sequence ATGGGTCTTCTGTTGATAATAGTGATAGTTTTTGTTTTCATGTGCCTGCGCGTGCTTAACGAATATGAGCGCGCCGTGGTGCTTACGCTGGGGCGGTTCAGCGGAGTCAAGGGGCCGGGGCTCATTTTTGTGATTCCCGGCATTCAGCAGGTGTTCCGGATGAGCACCCGCGTGGTGGTGATGGACGTGCCGCCGCAGGATGTGATCACGCGCGACAACATATCCGTCCGCGTCAACGCCGTTATCTATTTCCGGGTGGTTGACCCGCAGGCGGCGGTTCTTAATGTGGAAAACTACATTTACGCCACCAGCCAGCTGGCGCAGACGACGCTGCGCAGTATCCTGGGCCAGGAAGAGCTCGACGATCTGCTTGCCAACCGCGACAAAATCAACAAGAGCCTCCAGCAGATTCTTGATCTGCATACCGAGCCGTGGGGCATTAAAGTGTCTAGCGTAGAGGTAAAGAATGTGGACCTGCCGCAGGAGATGCAGCGCGCGATCGCCCGTCAGGCCGAAGCCGAACGGGAAAGACGGGCCAAAGTAATTCACGCCGAAGGCGAACAGCAGGCGGCGCAGAAACTGGCTGAAGCCGCCATCATTCTGGGCCAGAACCCGGCGGCGATCCAGCTGCGGTATCTGCAGACCCTGTCTGAAATAGCGACCGAGAACAATTCAACTACGCTGTTCCCGATCCCCGTCAATCTGTTTGAAACGCTTAATAAACTGGGCGACAAGCTGGTGGAAAAGAAATAA